A DNA window from Macadamia integrifolia cultivar HAES 741 chromosome 4, SCU_Mint_v3, whole genome shotgun sequence contains the following coding sequences:
- the LOC122077063 gene encoding F-box protein At2g16365-like, whose protein sequence is MIKKPDVNLSENRESKVSTKLKGNAFYELLTLPPDFRLGTNLGTKLQSRRNSGTTEVTGNVWNAKPGSEGLKNELSAETDAMDVGVCQESNLLPGEASYPSEKDVCQKNAEPQATMASLKNKGKTVVADLPDMNQESPASAEGGDMDGRRLNSSRTESLEVEHLLYLPKQPDNSTFSPHRDSHQCLEPDRRWVKSLKLNASNLPHGTKYLKMGNASTSGKANKLFGIVMNPSTSKDMIVKNFGKGKMDNKTMMLSRNAKSPSIGSVEECSDLTYSWVQRWCHNKAVAELVKPGVNLVSEPQSSKSALYECGKKPFPSVGAMALMGKAMNGFRPCEFRRRGSFVVWNN, encoded by the exons ATGATTAAAAAACCAGATGTTAACTTGTCGGAGAACAGAGAATCAAAAGTATCAACAAAACTCAAAGGAAATGCATTTTATGAATTGCTGACCTTGCCACCTGATTTTCGTCTTGGTACTAACCTAGGAACTAAGCTGCAATCTCGAAGGAACTCTGGAACAACTGAAGTAACAGGTAATGTATGGAATGCTAAGCCAGGTTCAGAAGGTTTAAAGAATGAATTATCGGCAGAAACTGATGCCATGGATGTTGGTGTTTGTCAGGAAAGCAACTTGCTTCCAG GCGAAGCTTCTTATCCGTCAGAAAAG GATGTATGCCAAAAAAATGCAGAACCTCAAGCAACAATGGCTTCCCTgaaaaataaggggaaaacAGTAGTGGCTGATTTACCTGATATGAACCAAGAGTCGCCTGCATCTGCTGAAGGAGGTGATATGGATGGCAGGAGGTTGAACTCTTCAAGAACTGAGAGTTTGGAGGTGGAGCACCTCCTTTACCTCCCTAAGCAGCCTGATAATTCAACCTTCAGTCCTCATCGAGACAGCCACCAATGCCTCGAGCCAGACAGAAGATGGGTCAAGAGTCTCAAGCTAAATGCCTCAAATCTTCCCCATGGTACCAAGTATTTGAAAATGGGTAATGCATCCACAAGTGGAAAAGCAAATAAGTTGTTCGGCATAGTTATGAATCCCAGCACCTCAAAGGACATGATAGTTAAAAATTTTGGAAAGGGAAAGATGGACAATAAGACGATGATGTTATCAAGGAATGCAAAATCCCCTTCTATTGGTTCTGTGGAGGAATGTTCAGATCTTACGTACTCTTGGGTTCAGAGATGGTGCCATAATAAGGCAGTTGCAGAACTGGTGAAGCCAGGTGTAAATCTGGTCAGTGAGCCTCAAAGCTCCAAGTCAGCTTTATATGAATGTGGAAAGAAGCCATTTCCAAGCGTTGGTGCGATGGCATTAATGGGGAAGGCTATGAATGGTTTCCGGCCATGTGAGTTCAGGAGAAGAGGTTCATTTGTAGTTTGGAATAATTAG